TCAAAATCCCATCCTGATAGAACGCACAGGTCCAGAACAAGTGACTCTCATGGCAAGACGAAATTTTAACCGCAGGCTGATAGGATTTTCAGAAATCAAAAATATGAAAGTGTGAAAAATTTTAAGCGGAAGGGGTTTTCAGAACTGAAAAAATAGCAAATAAAGGATTAGTAGCCGTGCCGAGGCACGAGGCTCGGTGCTAATCCTTGGTTCAAGAAGCCGCGGAGCGGCTTACTTGAACAAATTTCTACACCTGACCGGTGTTACGCTGCCGCTCCACACCGTCAGGTGAAAAACACGTTGTGCCATTGTAGGAAGGTCTAATTATGGATGTATTTATAATGTGGGCGGGAGAGCGCAGTCACTCAATTGTACGTAAACTTAAAGAGTTTCTGGAATTCGTTGTACGTGGACCAAAAGATTTCATTTCTGATGACATTGAGGGAGGTCGTCTCTGGCGCGTAGCGATAGCGGGACAGTTAGAATCATCAAGCTTTGGCATTGCATGCCTCACTCCCGATAATCTACGAAGCCACTGGCTTCATTTTGAGGCTGGAGCTCTGTCAAAAGCAGTCGGGCAAGCTCATGTGATTCCATTCCTAATCGGTCCTGAAACAACAGACGTTGAGGGGCCGCTGTCAGACTTCCAGATGGTATCAAGTGATGAAGTGATCAAAAAACTGCGGTCATCCATGGATACCTGCCGGGCCGCCCAGGCTATTTTGGGAACATTTATCGGGACCACGGCCCATCGCCGCCATACCCGTACCATTAGAGAGGGGCTGAAGGCCCACATTGACGAATATATCCAACGATTATCCGAAATCCTCCCCCCAGGGAAGCAGCGTCCGGCGGCCTAGCGGTGATTGCCTCATCTGGATCACCCTGCCCCCCCCCATATTAAAGCGACAAAGGTGTTTGAACACTCAGCTGGTAAAGGCCTTATCGCAGCACCGGGAGATCTTTTTTCAGCAAGCCGATTCTTTAATCACTGCATCCGCTTGAATGCCGGCAGAAAGGTGACCAAGGACCGTTCTAACGCCCTTGCCGTTCTTGGGGAATCAATACAGATAGAAGGCGGTCATTTAGAGAGATAGTTCAAAATGTCTATGCTTGAACGCTGTAACGCATGTTATTCGTGGTGTTGGTTACGTCTGTTATTCCTACCCGCAACTCAGCCAAAAAATATCCGGATAAATACCGGTCTGCTAAAAAATTTGAATTGGTAGGAATCGGCACCCCAGAGATACACGTAATATTGCTCGCCGGTTTGATGATTTAAAAAGTGTGGAAGTACAGGGAAAGTCTTGGGTGTTTATCTGCCTGGGAAATCGGTTCTGTCTAAGGAGTAGTCCTCACCCTAAACACCAAGTATTTGATCTATGCTCAATGAGTGTTGGCCGGCTGAGCTATCAGGCGAACCCCAAGAGCTGCACATACTTTATTAATAGTATCAAATCGAGGTTTGGCGTTTGGTTTAAGCGCTTTGTACAAGGCTTCTCGGGTTATTCCTGTCGCTTTGGCAACTTCACTCATCCCCCGGGCTTTGGCTGCTACCCCCAGAGCGTGGGCCAATTCTGAGGCATCCCCATCTTCAATCACCATAGTGATGTAAGCCGCAATATCTTCTTCGCTTTTAAGCTGCTGTGCCATATCAAAATCCGGCAGGTCTGCAATTCGTTTTTTCATAATTCAATCCTCCAAAGTGGTTTCCCGCTGTTTGGCCTTGGCAATATCACTTTCCTGGCTGCTCTTATCTCCCCCACCAAGCATGATGATCAAAGTGTCTCCCCGCTTAGTGTAGTACATTCTCCAGCCCGGACCAAAATGTTCCCTCATTTCAAAGACACCTTCGCCAACAACTTTCACATCGCCAAGGTTGCCACGCTGTGCTTTATCAAGACGGCGGCTTAAGCGAAGCCTTGTAATGCGGTCTTTCAAGCTGTCAAGCCATTTATCGAATTCGGGTAATGTCTTAACTATGTACATATTGAATATGTAATCGTTCGAATACAGAAAGTCAAATAGAATATATAAGGCCCGATATGAATAACAGGGATAGTCCGGGGTGGGCATCCATTCCGAAAATCGAGGTGCCCTTGGACGTAGTCCTCACCTTCTGGCAGGTCTAAATTCCTGAGCCTTTCTTCTGTTATTCCTGCCTGACGCCCGGGCGGGGGATATCCTATTAAGGCTCGCCTCAAGTTTTCTATATTTCCGGCCCATAAGAGGTGCTTGGCAGACGCTATTTATTAATATATTAAATTTATTCTTGCGTTTTTTTGTCCGGGGTGGTTAACCTCCAATAAAATTGAATGCGGGGCTTTTGAGGGCAGGCACAACATGGTGGCCGGAAATATAACGATATGTCAGCAAACAACCAAAAAGATAAAGCTTTATCACTTCTTGATTTAAATTTAGCTCAACTATCAAAACTATTTAAAGAGTGTTTTCTTGCAAATGGAAAAGGGGCTTTACTCTTATATGCAAGTGACATTCTTGAAGGACGACA
This window of the uncultured Desulfobacter sp. genome carries:
- a CDS encoding type II toxin-antitoxin system RelE/ParE family toxin, which gives rise to MYIVKTLPEFDKWLDSLKDRITRLRLSRRLDKAQRGNLGDVKVVGEGVFEMREHFGPGWRMYYTKRGDTLIIMLGGGDKSSQESDIAKAKQRETTLED
- a CDS encoding TIR domain-containing protein gives rise to the protein MWAGERSHSIVRKLKEFLEFVVRGPKDFISDDIEGGRLWRVAIAGQLESSSFGIACLTPDNLRSHWLHFEAGALSKAVGQAHVIPFLIGPETTDVEGPLSDFQMVSSDEVIKKLRSSMDTCRAAQAILGTFIGTTAHRRHTRTIREGLKAHIDEYIQRLSEILPPGKQRPAA
- a CDS encoding addiction module antidote protein; its protein translation is MKKRIADLPDFDMAQQLKSEEDIAAYITMVIEDGDASELAHALGVAAKARGMSEVAKATGITREALYKALKPNAKPRFDTINKVCAALGVRLIAQPANTH